Proteins encoded in a region of the Pelmatolapia mariae isolate MD_Pm_ZW linkage group LG16_19, Pm_UMD_F_2, whole genome shotgun sequence genome:
- the LOC134646321 gene encoding uncharacterized protein LOC134646321, protein MKAICAVSYLKVTTGDGKTEVGFALGKARLAPQPELTVPRLELCAAVMAVEMAEVICEEIDHPIDKTSFYTDSKVVLGYIHNQSRRFYVYVNNRVCRIRESTTPEQWHFVTTDQNPADHGSRSVPAAELEHTTWFTGPAFLQCPSYIRLEQTDYKLLDPDNDTEVRPEVKTLCTNITKEVLGSGRWERFSTWRSLRKTMSNLIHIAQCFSQSNVEPNCKGWHICKTAITPELLDQAETMIIKNVQFETYADEIKRISEKQNLPKNSPLVKLNPVIGSDNLLRIGGRINRAGLGVKDTNPVILPGSHYITTLLVRHHHEKVSHQGRHFTEGAVRESGLWIVGGKGCISRVISKCVTCKKLRGKFEEQLMSDLPVDRLQVEPPFSYVGMDMFGPWEVTTRRTRGGQANRKRWAILFTCLCTRAVHIEVVEEMSSSSFINALRRFFALRGPAKQLRSDCGTNFIGAHKEMATNAPEDKVQHFLQDQKCSWVFNPPHSSHMGGVWERMIGLARRILDNMLLQTGHVQLTHEILTTFLAEVTAILNARPLLPVSSDPEHPHILSPAMLLTQKTGVVPTICDDVGPKEMLRSHWKRVQFLADTFWSRWRKEYLHSLQIRQKWHHKNIDIKQGDVVLLKDKQTRRNEWPMGVIVKTVASEDGIIRKAEVRVASKGNVKTYYRPISEMVFLLSSDV, encoded by the coding sequence ATGAAGGCAATATGTGCAGTTTCATACCTCAAGGTCACCACTGGGGATGGCAAGACAGAGGTTGGGTTTGCCCTAGGTAAGGCACGACTCGCTCCACAGCCAGAGCTCACTGTACCTAGGCTCGAACTCTGCGCCGCAGTAATGGCGGTTGAAATGGCAGAGGTCATATGTGAAGAGATTGATCACCCTATAGACAAAACCAGTTTCTATACAGACAGCAAGGTGGTTCTTGGTTATATTCACAACCAATCCAGACGTTTTTATGTCTATGTAAACAATCGTGTGTGTCGTATTAGAGAGTCAACTACTCCAGAGCAATGGCATTTCGTTACGACCGACCAGAATCCTGCTGACCACGGCTCACGATCAGTTCCAGCTGCTGAGTTAGAACACACGACATGGTTCACAGGTCCAGCGTTTCTCCAGTGCCCTTCATACATCCGTCTAGAGCAGACTGATTACAAATTGCTGGACCCAGACAACGACACAGAGGTGCGCCCAGAGGTAAAGACACTTTGCACTAACATAACAAAGGAAGTTTTGGGCTCAGGACGTTGGGAGCGTTTCTCCACATGGCGCTCACTTCGGAAAACCATGTCAAACTTGATTCACATCGCACAATGCTTTTCACAATCAAACGTTGAGCCAAACTGTAAAGGATGGCACATTTGTAAAACGGCCATCACCCCAGAACTGTTAGATCAAGCAGAGACaatgatcattaaaaatgtgcaGTTTGAGACATATGCAGACGAGATAAAGAGGATCTCTGAAAAACAGAACCTCCCTAAAAACAGCCCGCTGGTAAAACTAAACCCTGTGATTGGAAGTGACAATCTGCTGAGAATTGGTGGTCGCATTAATCGCGCGGGGCTGGGAGTAAAAGACACCAACCCAGTAATCTTGCCAGGCAGTCACTACATCACTACCCTCCTTGTGCGCCACCACCATGAGAAAGTAAGCCATCAAGGCAGGCATTTTACAGAGGGCGCTGTCCGAGAAAGTGGCTTGTGGATTGTAGGAGGGAAAGGATGCATTAGCAGAGTCATAAGTAAATGTGTGACATGCAAGAAGCTGAGAGGGAAGTTTGAGGAGCAATTAATGAGTGATTTGCCCGTAGATCGCCTCCAAGTTGAGCCCCCCTTTTCTTACGTGGGCATGGACATGTTTGGCCCATGGGAAGTAACTACAAGGCGAACAAGAGGGGGACAAGCAAACAGAAAGCGGTGGGCAATATTATTCACGTGCCTGTGTACAAGGGCTGTCCACATTGAAGTAGTGGAGGAGATGAGCTCTTCAAGTTTCATTAACGCACTGAGGCGTTTCTTCGCCCTCCGAGGACCCGCAAAACAGCTGCGCTCGGACTGCGGCACTAATTTCATTGGTGCTCACAAAGAGATGGCCACAAATGCACCAGAGgacaaagtgcaacactttCTGCAGGATCAGAAGTGTTCCTGGGTTTTTAATCCTCCCCATTCTTCCCACATGGGGGGAGTATGGGAACGGATGATTGGTTTAGCACGGCGAATACTTGATAACATGCTGCTGCAAACTGGTCATGTTCAACTCactcatgagattttgaccacatttcttgCAGAAGTCACAGCTATATTAAATGCACGACCGTTGTTGCCAGTATCATCAGACCCAGAACATCCTCACATTCTCTCACCGGCGATGCTGCTGACACAAAAGACTGGAGTTGTACCCACCATCTGTGATGATGTAGGACCCAAAGAAATGCTCAGAAGCCATTGGAAGCGGGTTCAGTTCCTTGCAGACACTTTCTGGAGCAGATGGCGCAAGGAGTATCTGCACAGCCTCCAAATTCGTCAAAAGTGGCACCACAAGAACATTGACATTAAACAGGGAGATGTCGTTCTCCTCaaggacaaacaaacaagaagaaatgagTGGCCAATGGGCGTAATCGTAAAGACAGTTGCGAGTGAAGATGGAATCATCAGAAAGGCCGAAGTTAGAGTTGCTTCCAAGGGAAATGTTAAGACTTATTATAGACCCATTTCTGAAATGGTTTTTCTGTTATCTAGTGATGTTTAG